The following proteins are co-located in the Thermus albus genome:
- a CDS encoding YwiC-like family protein encodes MRTASIPLKSVALPTEHGGWGFTLEPILLGLLLSPGPHTLGLGLLGLFGFLARHPLKLVYQDLRKGKRYPRTRLALRVGGIYLALALLGLLLTAFTAQGPFLVPLLLALPLGAYMLWADTQNRSRELFPEIAAAFAMASLAPAGVLAGGLGPEIALGSFLALAFRDLAALYYARTQVLRTRGISPKRYPAYIALWSSAFLAFFLQGQGLLPPSASLALCLLALYGSLALLRPPVEARIIGWTQMGFGLLLVLATALGYTLQGLPTLLLGVPALHRLLGWALVGFAFLSGLYLLWRREAGRPIRILVGLYDLNALLGLLYLAFVWKPLPHPILAITGVVLLHLLLKKPYPWPGIGFLVLGLLLLWH; translated from the coding sequence ATGCGCACGGCCAGCATCCCCCTTAAATCGGTAGCCCTGCCCACGGAGCACGGGGGCTGGGGGTTTACCCTGGAGCCCATCCTCCTGGGCCTCCTCCTCTCCCCAGGCCCCCACACCCTCGGGCTTGGCCTCTTAGGACTCTTCGGCTTCCTAGCCCGGCATCCCTTGAAGCTGGTCTACCAGGACCTTAGGAAGGGGAAGCGCTACCCCCGCACCCGCTTGGCCCTCAGGGTGGGTGGGATTTACCTGGCCTTGGCCCTCCTGGGCCTACTCCTCACCGCCTTCACCGCCCAAGGACCCTTCCTCGTTCCCTTACTTTTGGCCTTGCCCTTAGGGGCCTACATGCTCTGGGCGGATACGCAAAACCGTTCCCGCGAACTTTTCCCCGAAATAGCCGCTGCTTTCGCCATGGCCTCCTTGGCCCCAGCAGGGGTCCTGGCGGGAGGCTTGGGGCCGGAGATCGCTTTGGGGAGCTTTCTCGCCCTGGCCTTCAGGGACCTAGCCGCCCTCTACTACGCCCGCACCCAGGTGCTGAGGACCCGAGGCATAAGCCCAAAGCGCTACCCCGCCTACATCGCCCTTTGGTCCAGCGCCTTCCTCGCTTTCTTCCTCCAAGGCCAGGGGCTCCTTCCCCCTAGCGCCTCCCTCGCCCTTTGCCTTCTGGCCCTCTATGGCAGCCTGGCCCTCCTCAGGCCCCCGGTGGAGGCCAGGATTATCGGCTGGACCCAGATGGGGTTTGGGCTTTTGCTGGTCCTGGCCACCGCCCTCGGTTACACCCTCCAGGGCCTTCCCACCCTCCTCCTTGGGGTACCAGCCCTGCACCGGCTTCTGGGGTGGGCCTTGGTGGGGTTTGCTTTTCTTTCGGGTCTCTATCTTCTTTGGCGAAGGGAAGCGGGTAGGCCCATCCGCATCTTGGTGGGCCTCTATGACCTGAATGCCCTCCTGGGCCTCCTCTACCTAGCCTTCGTTTGGAAGCCCCTTCCCCACCCCATCCTGGCCATCACAGGGGTGGTCCTCCTCCACCTCCTCCTGAAGAAACCCTACCCCTGGCCTGGAATAGGCTTTCTAGTCTTGGGGCTTTTGCTCCTATGGCACTGA
- a CDS encoding AraC family ligand binding domain-containing protein, with translation MNLIQKAHYGEIRGVELLADHPEVRLVLFSLQKGQEVRGKGEPRVHLLCLEGQGTLWAGERTFPATPGTLVAAEPGEAHGARAGEETFLVLGIITPRP, from the coding sequence ATGAACCTTATCCAGAAAGCCCACTACGGCGAGATCCGCGGGGTGGAACTCCTAGCCGACCACCCGGAAGTGCGCCTGGTCCTCTTCAGCCTGCAAAAGGGGCAGGAGGTACGGGGCAAAGGGGAGCCAAGGGTGCACCTGCTTTGCCTCGAGGGCCAGGGTACCCTATGGGCTGGGGAACGGACCTTCCCCGCCACCCCCGGCACCCTCGTGGCCGCAGAACCTGGGGAGGCCCACGGCGCTAGGGCTGGGGAAGAAACCTTTTTGGTGCTTGGCATCATCACCCCAAGACCATGA
- a CDS encoding DUF542 domain-containing protein, protein MVELTLRSTVNEVLQRHPEAVKLLNEMGIDTCCGGADSLEEAARQAGKKPEEVLKALLAFLGGQE, encoded by the coding sequence ATGGTGGAACTCACCTTGAGGAGTACGGTAAACGAGGTCCTCCAACGCCATCCGGAAGCGGTAAAGCTGCTTAACGAGATGGGTATAGATACCTGCTGCGGCGGGGCCGATTCCCTGGAAGAGGCCGCCCGCCAAGCGGGGAAAAAGCCCGAAGAGGTGCTGAAGGCACTTCTAGCCTTTTTGGGAGGGCAGGAATGA
- a CDS encoding RrF2 family transcriptional regulator, with translation MPMRSLLRREESYALHALLLLAEEPGLSAAEIALKLKAPPAFMAKVLSKLAKAGLVESRMGRAGGAWLKVPPEEITLLQVMESLSGPVVIDPCTTLKRCPTEERRGFCYLKPSLVRMNQEIRQALAGFTLKDHLPKSTQAT, from the coding sequence ATGCCGATGCGAAGCCTCTTAAGGCGCGAGGAATCCTACGCCCTTCATGCGCTTTTGCTCCTAGCGGAAGAGCCTGGGCTTAGCGCCGCGGAGATCGCCCTCAAGCTCAAAGCTCCCCCTGCCTTTATGGCCAAGGTCCTTTCCAAGCTGGCCAAAGCAGGCCTGGTGGAAAGCCGCATGGGCCGGGCGGGAGGGGCATGGCTCAAGGTTCCCCCGGAGGAGATCACCCTCCTTCAGGTGATGGAAAGCCTCTCCGGCCCGGTGGTCATAGATCCCTGCACCACCCTGAAGCGTTGCCCCACGGAGGAAAGGCGAGGGTTCTGCTACCTCAAGCCCAGCCTGGTGCGCATGAACCAAGAGATCCGCCAGGCCCTGGCGGGCTTTACCTTGAAGGATCATTTGCCTAAGTCCACCCAGGCCACTTGA
- a CDS encoding YbaN family protein, whose amino-acid sequence MRLAFLVMGLLFTGLGFLGALLPILPSTPFFLVAAYLFSRSHPRLEAWLLSLPQVGPLVKNYREGRGIPKKTKIWATALALGAAGISVYGLPHILGQVAVLLLIAYGVYFIWRRVPTLMPVVHQEGPKGQDSLKG is encoded by the coding sequence ATGAGGCTAGCCTTCTTGGTCATGGGCTTGCTCTTCACCGGGTTGGGTTTCCTGGGGGCTCTCCTTCCCATCCTCCCCTCTACTCCTTTTTTTCTGGTCGCAGCCTATCTCTTCTCCCGAAGCCACCCCCGCCTCGAGGCCTGGCTCCTCTCCCTGCCCCAGGTGGGTCCCCTGGTAAAAAACTATAGGGAAGGCCGGGGCATCCCTAAGAAAACCAAGATTTGGGCCACGGCCTTGGCCTTGGGGGCAGCGGGCATAAGCGTCTATGGTCTCCCCCACATCTTAGGCCAGGTGGCCGTGCTCCTCCTCATCGCCTACGGCGTGTATTTCATCTGGAGACGGGTACCCACCCTAATGCCGGTGGTCCACCAGGAAGGCCCAAAAGGCCAAGACTCCCTAAAGGGTTAA
- a CDS encoding c-type cytochrome yields MEIGWIETTIGALFATVVLTLWLSRGSGWLEPRFWRNAAVVSSLIMTGILVYLTIDSLNQIREGSARVPAYTVINKAIGLKRDYEKRRDIPVIGEEVGFFGKVWSEQEAYALVNKGKMTLQSRNCMDCHTLLGNGAYFAPDLTRAWLDPKWESMVKGMTGKATKEEAMAEWLQHPDRYPTFVRRMPNLGLSEEEAKALVAFLKWMSAIDTNGFPDRFAGVE; encoded by the coding sequence ATGGAGATCGGCTGGATAGAAACCACCATTGGGGCCCTCTTCGCCACCGTGGTCCTCACCTTATGGCTTTCCCGGGGGTCCGGGTGGCTGGAGCCCCGCTTTTGGCGTAATGCGGCCGTGGTCAGCTCCTTGATCATGACCGGGATCCTGGTTTATCTGACCATTGACTCCCTGAACCAGATCCGGGAGGGCTCGGCTAGGGTGCCGGCCTATACCGTGATCAACAAGGCCATTGGCCTCAAACGGGACTATGAGAAGCGACGGGATATCCCGGTCATAGGGGAAGAGGTGGGGTTTTTCGGCAAGGTCTGGAGCGAGCAAGAGGCTTACGCCCTGGTGAACAAGGGTAAGATGACTCTGCAGAGCCGCAACTGCATGGACTGCCACACCCTCTTGGGCAACGGGGCCTATTTCGCCCCGGACCTCACCCGTGCTTGGTTGGACCCCAAATGGGAGAGCATGGTCAAGGGCATGACCGGGAAGGCCACCAAGGAAGAGGCTATGGCGGAATGGCTCCAGCATCCGGACCGCTACCCCACCTTTGTCCGCCGGATGCCCAACTTAGGCTTGAGCGAGGAGGAGGCCAAAGCCTTGGTGGCCTTCTTAAAGTGGATGTCGGCCATAGACACCAACGGGTTCCCGGACCGGTTCGCCGGGGTGGAATAG
- a CDS encoding cbb3-type cytochrome c oxidase subunit I — protein sequence MTQALPQGKLYESQKLALWYFWVALALFGAQVLFGLLAAWQYLDPNFLYGKLNFMTNRMLHINAMIVWLLLGFMGSVYWFLPMELGREVVGIRLARFAFVTLIAAVGIVVLVYLLVQYGPGNAFTLWFITEGREYIEAPRWADFGIVAVMVIFLYNVVATALKAQRITGVAAVLMFDLVALAGLYMAGMQYTPNVSMDQYFWWWVVHLWVEATWEVLVGSIMAMALMHLLGTPRRIVETWLYLEVALVFGTGILGLGHHYFWIGTPEYWLGLGGFFSALEPIPLVAMVVHAVYDAGVHRMQTVNQPALFWAIAQAFGNFIGAGVWGFMQTLPQINLYSHGTQLAAAHGHLAFFGAYVTAILTVIYMALHQVRRPDLPRFDSKLWKWAFVLMVIGIFGMSAAMTIAGFTQTMVERAIGGSTWQAYMDAQQHPWFQNGMVWRFVFGVFFLVSYLVLLWDLVTIGRGEAKVAKEVGAHD from the coding sequence ATGACCCAGGCTTTACCGCAAGGAAAGCTTTACGAGTCCCAGAAGTTGGCCCTTTGGTATTTCTGGGTGGCCTTGGCCCTGTTTGGGGCCCAGGTCCTTTTCGGTTTGCTGGCGGCTTGGCAGTACCTGGATCCCAATTTTCTCTACGGCAAGCTCAACTTCATGACCAACCGGATGCTCCACATCAACGCCATGATCGTCTGGCTTCTTTTGGGCTTTATGGGATCGGTGTATTGGTTTTTGCCCATGGAGCTGGGGCGCGAGGTGGTGGGTATCCGGCTTGCCCGCTTTGCCTTCGTCACCCTCATCGCCGCGGTGGGCATCGTGGTATTGGTCTACCTCCTGGTCCAGTATGGGCCGGGCAACGCCTTTACCCTGTGGTTCATCACCGAGGGGCGGGAGTACATAGAAGCCCCCCGCTGGGCCGATTTCGGTATCGTGGCGGTGATGGTCATCTTCCTTTACAACGTGGTGGCTACAGCCCTTAAGGCCCAGCGCATCACCGGGGTAGCTGCCGTCCTTATGTTTGACCTGGTGGCCCTGGCCGGGCTCTATATGGCGGGCATGCAATACACCCCCAACGTCTCCATGGACCAGTACTTCTGGTGGTGGGTGGTGCACCTTTGGGTGGAGGCCACCTGGGAGGTGCTGGTGGGGTCCATCATGGCCATGGCCCTGATGCACCTTTTGGGAACCCCTAGGCGCATTGTGGAAACCTGGCTTTACCTCGAGGTGGCCCTGGTCTTCGGCACCGGGATCCTAGGTCTAGGGCACCACTACTTCTGGATCGGCACCCCGGAGTACTGGCTGGGCCTGGGTGGTTTCTTCAGCGCCTTGGAGCCCATTCCCCTGGTGGCCATGGTGGTCCATGCGGTCTACGACGCCGGGGTGCACCGCATGCAGACCGTGAACCAGCCCGCCCTCTTCTGGGCCATTGCCCAGGCCTTCGGCAACTTCATCGGCGCCGGGGTTTGGGGGTTCATGCAGACCCTGCCCCAGATCAACCTTTACTCCCACGGTACCCAGCTGGCTGCAGCCCACGGACACCTGGCCTTCTTCGGGGCCTACGTCACCGCCATCCTGACGGTGATCTATATGGCCCTACACCAGGTGAGGCGGCCTGACCTGCCCCGCTTTGACTCCAAGCTCTGGAAGTGGGCTTTTGTGCTGATGGTCATCGGTATCTTCGGCATGTCCGCGGCCATGACCATCGCCGGCTTCACCCAGACCATGGTGGAACGGGCCATCGGGGGCAGCACCTGGCAGGCTTACATGGACGCTCAGCAGCACCCCTGGTTCCAAAACGGCATGGTCTGGCGCTTCGTCTTTGGGGTTTTCTTCCTGGTGAGCTACCTGGTTCTCCTCTGGGACCTGGTCACCATCGGCAGGGGCGAGGCCAAGGTGGCCAAGGAGGTGGGGGCCCATGACTAG
- a CDS encoding nitrite reductase, with protein sequence MSRRWALLGVLIVGALALAQAPAPLSPGEREQAAKIYFDRCAGCHGVLRKGATGPALDPKKMAEKGLEYLKAVIFGGLPRGMPDWGRQGILSEKDTELVARFLLEEPPAPPIPTYEEIKKTWKVHVPPEKRPIRPLHGRNWQNFFGQVLRDTGQVAIIDGDKKELVTIVPTGFATHILRSSATGRYFMAIGRDGKASLIDLWMDPPQVVAESKPCLDARSIESSKFKGYEDKYAVVGCYWPPTMVVLDGLTLEPLKMVSTMSYAKGAGEFVTEARVAAIVASHFNPEWIVNLKESGQTWLVDYSHLDKKGRPMPITMIDTELFLHDGGWALKRYFIVAANALNKLIVIDTKTREFVAEVEAGVRPHPGRGSNWEHPTYGPVWATGNIGSPEVTVLGVDPEKHPQYAWKVVKRITLPYTGTLFIKAHPNSPWVLVDFPMSPSPQAAASLCAIDKRKLEVAKCWEVPGAQELKARMVHPEFNKGGTEIWVSAWGSKDTPTFIVVYDALTLKEKTRITGDWVRTPTGKFNVYNTAYDIY encoded by the coding sequence ATGAGCAGGAGGTGGGCTTTATTAGGTGTGTTGATTGTGGGTGCCTTGGCCTTGGCCCAGGCTCCCGCACCCCTTAGCCCGGGGGAGAGGGAGCAGGCGGCAAAGATTTACTTTGACCGCTGCGCCGGGTGCCACGGGGTGTTGCGCAAGGGGGCTACGGGTCCGGCCCTGGATCCCAAGAAGATGGCGGAAAAGGGCCTGGAGTATTTGAAGGCGGTGATATTTGGGGGCTTGCCCAGAGGGATGCCCGACTGGGGGCGGCAGGGAATCCTGAGCGAGAAGGATACGGAGCTCGTGGCCCGCTTCCTTTTAGAGGAACCTCCTGCGCCACCCATTCCTACCTACGAGGAGATAAAGAAGACCTGGAAGGTGCATGTGCCCCCGGAGAAGCGGCCCATTCGCCCCCTCCATGGGCGTAACTGGCAAAACTTCTTCGGCCAAGTGCTACGGGATACCGGTCAGGTGGCCATCATCGATGGGGATAAGAAGGAGCTGGTCACCATTGTGCCCACGGGTTTTGCCACCCACATCCTGCGGTCCTCGGCCACGGGCCGGTATTTTATGGCCATCGGACGGGACGGTAAGGCTAGCCTCATAGACCTCTGGATGGACCCGCCCCAGGTGGTGGCCGAGTCCAAGCCTTGCCTGGATGCCCGTTCCATTGAGTCCAGCAAGTTTAAGGGCTACGAGGACAAGTACGCGGTGGTAGGGTGCTACTGGCCGCCTACCATGGTGGTCCTGGACGGGCTGACCCTCGAGCCCCTTAAGATGGTCTCCACCATGTCTTATGCCAAGGGGGCTGGGGAGTTTGTTACGGAGGCCCGGGTAGCGGCCATCGTGGCTAGCCATTTCAACCCCGAGTGGATCGTGAACCTCAAGGAGTCCGGCCAGACCTGGCTAGTGGACTATTCGCACCTGGACAAGAAGGGCCGGCCCATGCCTATTACGATGATTGACACAGAGCTTTTCCTCCATGACGGGGGCTGGGCCTTGAAGCGCTATTTCATCGTAGCGGCCAATGCGCTCAACAAGCTCATCGTTATAGATACCAAGACCCGGGAGTTCGTGGCCGAGGTGGAGGCCGGGGTAAGGCCCCACCCGGGCCGGGGCTCCAACTGGGAGCACCCCACCTACGGGCCGGTTTGGGCCACGGGGAATATCGGTAGCCCCGAGGTTACCGTGCTGGGCGTGGATCCCGAGAAGCATCCCCAGTACGCCTGGAAGGTGGTCAAGCGGATCACCCTGCCCTACACCGGTACCCTTTTCATCAAGGCCCATCCCAATAGCCCCTGGGTCCTCGTGGACTTCCCCATGAGCCCAAGCCCCCAGGCTGCGGCTAGCCTCTGCGCCATAGATAAGCGCAAGCTGGAGGTGGCCAAATGCTGGGAAGTGCCGGGGGCTCAGGAGCTTAAGGCCCGCATGGTGCACCCTGAATTCAACAAGGGGGGTACCGAGATCTGGGTTTCCGCCTGGGGCTCCAAGGACACGCCCACCTTCATCGTGGTTTACGACGCTCTGACCCTTAAGGAGAAAACCCGTATCACCGGGGACTGGGTGCGCACTCCCACGGGAAAGTTCAACGTGTACAATACCGCTTACGATATCTACTGA
- a CDS encoding TIGR04053 family radical SAM/SPASM domain-containing protein, producing MERPEFAQYPYLVAWEVTNACLLACRHCRASAMPHPLPGELSTEEGLRLIEEVATYRPKPLLLLTGGDPLARSDLPLLIQAARELGLKVGLTPAATPLLTRERVFLLKEAGVTRLALSLDGASRQSHDAFRGEEGTFARTLAALDWAKEAGLPTQVNTTVTRENWPEIKALPDLLAEKGVVLWSLFFLVPVGRGALLRQLTARQFEEVLHWLYDVSRTYPFHVKTTEAHHFRRVVLQRRKEEGQGDRALAAGESLHQEYFQDGMEHSRLGVTDGNGFVFVSATGDVAPSGFLPIYAGNIREKPLLAIYRESPLFQELRNKDLLKGKCGVCEYRYVCGGSRARAYAETGDHLASEPRCAYVPPAWLGRVGKAPAVG from the coding sequence ATGGAACGTCCGGAGTTTGCCCAGTACCCCTATCTGGTGGCCTGGGAGGTGACCAACGCCTGCCTTCTCGCCTGCCGCCACTGCCGGGCCTCGGCTATGCCTCACCCCCTGCCCGGGGAACTTTCTACGGAGGAGGGCTTAAGGCTCATAGAAGAAGTCGCCACCTACCGCCCCAAGCCCCTTCTCCTCCTCACCGGGGGGGATCCTTTGGCCCGTTCCGACCTGCCCCTCCTCATTCAAGCGGCCCGGGAGTTAGGCCTCAAGGTGGGCCTCACCCCGGCGGCTACCCCCCTCCTTACCCGTGAGCGGGTATTCCTGCTCAAGGAGGCGGGGGTGACCCGCCTGGCCCTTTCCCTGGACGGGGCAAGCCGCCAAAGCCACGATGCTTTCAGGGGAGAGGAAGGCACCTTTGCCCGTACCCTTGCGGCTTTGGACTGGGCCAAGGAGGCGGGGCTCCCCACCCAGGTGAACACCACCGTCACCCGGGAGAACTGGCCGGAGATAAAGGCCTTGCCCGATCTCCTGGCGGAGAAGGGCGTGGTTCTTTGGAGTCTATTTTTTCTGGTCCCGGTAGGGCGCGGGGCTCTTTTGCGCCAGCTTACCGCCCGGCAGTTTGAGGAGGTTCTCCACTGGCTCTACGACGTCTCCCGGACCTATCCCTTCCACGTGAAGACCACCGAGGCCCATCACTTCCGCCGGGTGGTGCTGCAAAGGCGCAAGGAGGAGGGGCAAGGAGACCGGGCTTTGGCGGCCGGGGAGAGCCTTCACCAGGAGTACTTTCAGGATGGCATGGAGCATTCCCGCCTGGGGGTTACCGACGGCAATGGCTTTGTCTTTGTTTCGGCTACCGGGGATGTGGCCCCCTCGGGGTTCTTGCCGATATATGCCGGAAACATCCGGGAGAAACCCCTTCTGGCCATCTACCGGGAAAGCCCTCTTTTCCAAGAACTCCGCAACAAGGACTTGCTGAAGGGGAAGTGCGGGGTCTGCGAGTACCGCTATGTGTGCGGGGGAAGCCGGGCCAGGGCCTATGCGGAAACCGGCGACCACCTGGCCAGTGAGCCCCGGTGCGCCTACGTGCCCCCCGCTTGGCTGGGGAGGGTCGGGAAGGCGCCTGCGGTGGGGTGA
- a CDS encoding MarR family transcriptional regulator, protein MEASQGERRQEKLLALLERVAQVERALLTRQAFRLGLTALQAQLLLHLSERPHGVVALAELLSLTPATVSEALSSLEDKGLLTRSKDERDGRRWILKPTEEGLSLVRALKAYAGPLRQALTQVPHQEELLLGLMELLARLVLRGTVPETGLCLTCRHLRRDAAPQGQTHGRGQEEGFFCALLGLALEPWDLRLSCPDHAPA, encoded by the coding sequence GTGGAGGCTTCGCAAGGGGAACGCCGCCAGGAAAAGCTCCTCGCCCTTCTAGAGCGCGTGGCCCAGGTGGAGCGGGCCCTCCTCACCCGGCAGGCCTTCCGCCTGGGCCTCACCGCTTTGCAAGCCCAGCTTCTCCTGCACCTTTCCGAGAGGCCCCATGGGGTGGTGGCCTTGGCCGAGCTGCTCTCCCTCACCCCCGCCACGGTGAGCGAGGCCCTAAGCAGCCTGGAGGACAAAGGCCTGTTAACCCGGTCCAAGGACGAGCGGGATGGCCGGCGCTGGATCTTAAAACCCACGGAAGAAGGGCTTAGCCTGGTCCGCGCCCTAAAGGCCTACGCAGGCCCCTTGCGCCAGGCCCTCACCCAAGTACCCCACCAAGAGGAGCTGCTTTTAGGGCTAATGGAGCTTCTGGCGAGGCTGGTGCTCCGAGGGACGGTGCCCGAGACAGGTCTTTGCCTCACCTGCCGCCACCTGCGGCGGGATGCTGCGCCCCAAGGGCAAACACACGGGCGCGGGCAAGAAGAGGGTTTCTTTTGCGCGCTTTTGGGCCTAGCCCTGGAGCCTTGGGACCTCCGCCTTTCCTGTCCGGACCACGCCCCCGCCTAG
- a CDS encoding cytochrome P460 family protein — protein MRAKVPVLLGLVALGLWVLAQYQYGGGQAQPPFPYPEGYRLWTHVKSMELKPGHPLFQSFGGLHHIYVNQVGLKTYLEGKKDPFPKGTVIVFDLLEVKEEGNALQEGPRKLIGVMVKDPERYATTGGWGYYAFGPDKKPLSINPASCHTCHQGAANTDFVFSGFRP, from the coding sequence ATGCGGGCGAAGGTACCGGTTCTCCTCGGCCTTGTGGCCTTAGGTCTATGGGTCCTGGCCCAGTACCAGTACGGCGGGGGCCAAGCCCAGCCCCCCTTTCCCTACCCGGAGGGCTACCGCCTCTGGACCCACGTGAAGAGCATGGAGCTCAAGCCCGGCCATCCCCTTTTCCAGAGCTTCGGCGGCCTGCACCACATCTATGTGAACCAGGTTGGGCTAAAGACCTACCTGGAGGGCAAAAAGGACCCCTTCCCCAAGGGCACGGTCATCGTCTTTGACCTCCTCGAAGTCAAGGAGGAAGGAAACGCCCTGCAAGAAGGCCCCAGGAAGCTCATCGGGGTAATGGTCAAGGACCCGGAGCGATACGCCACCACGGGAGGTTGGGGGTATTACGCCTTCGGACCCGACAAGAAGCCCTTAAGCATAAACCCCGCCTCCTGCCACACCTGCCACCAAGGGGCGGCCAACACCGACTTTGTCTTTAGCGGTTTCCGACCTTAA
- a CDS encoding protoglobin domain-containing protein, whose product MEIPGYRYGDPDLAPSPLSPEELNQLKTALMWSAEDEEALRQAGEVLKDQVEEVLDLWYGFVGSHPHLLHYFTGPDGKPIPEYLERVRKRFGQWILDTCFRPHDEDWLRYQEEIGLRHHRTKKNQTDKVDSVPQVPLRYLIAFIYPITATLKPFLARKGHPPEVVERMHQAWFKAVVLQVALWSHPYTKEGDF is encoded by the coding sequence ATGGAGATTCCCGGTTACCGCTATGGCGACCCAGACCTGGCTCCCTCCCCTCTGAGCCCGGAAGAGCTAAACCAGCTCAAGACCGCCCTTATGTGGAGCGCGGAGGACGAGGAAGCCCTAAGGCAAGCGGGCGAGGTCCTCAAGGACCAGGTGGAGGAGGTCTTGGACCTCTGGTACGGATTCGTGGGCAGCCACCCCCATCTCCTCCACTACTTCACCGGTCCCGACGGTAAGCCCATCCCCGAGTATCTGGAAAGAGTGCGAAAACGCTTCGGCCAGTGGATCCTGGACACCTGCTTCCGCCCCCATGATGAGGACTGGCTCCGCTACCAGGAGGAGATCGGGCTTCGCCACCACCGCACTAAGAAGAACCAGACGGATAAGGTGGACTCCGTGCCCCAGGTACCCTTGCGCTACCTCATCGCCTTCATCTACCCCATCACCGCCACCCTAAAGCCCTTTTTGGCCAGGAAGGGCCACCCGCCGGAGGTGGTGGAGAGAATGCACCAGGCCTGGTTTAAGGCCGTCGTCCTCCAGGTGGCCCTCTGGAGCCACCCCTACACCAAGGAAGGGGATTTTTAA
- a CDS encoding DUF488 domain-containing protein produces MALKVKRVYEPPAPEDGVRVLVDRLWPRGLSKEKARIDWWAKELAPSDALRRFFAHDPQRYAEFLRRYRKELEGNPDLERLKALSREKTVTLLFGAREERYNNARALLEILGQEP; encoded by the coding sequence ATGGCTTTGAAGGTGAAGCGGGTCTACGAGCCCCCCGCACCAGAGGACGGGGTGCGGGTTTTGGTGGACCGCCTCTGGCCCCGGGGGCTTAGCAAGGAAAAGGCCCGGATAGACTGGTGGGCCAAGGAACTTGCTCCCTCCGACGCTCTCCGCCGCTTCTTCGCCCACGACCCCCAAAGGTATGCGGAGTTCCTCCGCCGCTACCGAAAGGAACTGGAAGGCAACCCCGACTTGGAGCGCCTTAAAGCCCTGAGCCGGGAAAAGACCGTGACCCTCCTCTTCGGCGCCAGGGAAGAACGCTACAACAACGCAAGGGCCCTGCTGGAGATCCTGGGTCAGGAGCCATAA